A genomic region of Thermotoga sp. Ku-13t contains the following coding sequences:
- a CDS encoding FAD-binding oxidoreductase, translated as MSCPKWIEEVAPEGSYRSIFRWGDPKYFKHPNERLCKLMREALQLSDEELASPRNTGFETVDVELPIRLESKHIEAFQKIVGPENVALDSYSRIKASYGKTQYDVLRLRHKIIENVPDLVIYPRDKQDVVQIVKYCNANRIAIYPRGGGSGVTRGTECVRGGVSLDLTKHMNRILKLNETNCTVTVEPGIYGPALEEKLNRAPEYFGAKHRYTCGHLPQSFEYSTVGGWVVTRGAGQNSTYYGKIEDLVVCQEYVTPAGEIKTKEYPRAAIGPSIDQIMIGSEGAFGVLVSVTLKIFRYMPENDQKFSFVFKDFHSALEACREIMQSNFGFPAIMRLSDPEETHIAFKLYGVEGTVIDKFVSSMGYRPMERCLLLGVAQGEKNFAKNVKRNIKKIAKSYGAFYTTGYVAKAWEKGRFTDPYLRDDLNDFGILIDTLECAMAWDQVEHVWRTVREVCKSRPKTIVMSHCSHFYPQGTNLYFIFIGKFESIQEFVDYQAKIIDKIVESGASLSHHHGVGKLFAPWLEKCIGKNQLEVFRALKRHFDPNNIMNPGGTLALDL; from the coding sequence GTGAGCTGTCCAAAGTGGATAGAAGAAGTTGCACCTGAGGGAAGCTACAGATCGATCTTCAGATGGGGCGATCCAAAATATTTCAAACACCCGAACGAGAGATTGTGCAAACTCATGAGAGAAGCCCTTCAACTTTCCGATGAAGAACTCGCTTCACCAAGAAACACGGGTTTCGAAACCGTCGACGTGGAGTTGCCCATCAGGCTCGAATCGAAGCACATAGAAGCTTTCCAGAAGATCGTCGGCCCGGAGAACGTCGCGCTGGACAGTTACAGCAGGATCAAAGCGAGCTACGGAAAGACTCAGTACGATGTGCTCAGGCTCAGACACAAAATCATAGAAAACGTTCCAGACCTTGTGATCTATCCACGGGACAAACAAGACGTTGTACAGATCGTCAAATACTGCAACGCCAACAGAATAGCGATCTATCCACGCGGTGGGGGCTCTGGAGTGACGAGAGGAACAGAGTGCGTCAGAGGCGGCGTGAGCCTGGATTTGACAAAACACATGAACAGGATATTGAAACTCAACGAAACCAATTGCACCGTCACCGTCGAACCTGGTATCTACGGCCCTGCGCTTGAAGAAAAGCTGAACAGAGCACCAGAATATTTCGGAGCCAAACATCGCTACACATGTGGTCATCTACCACAGTCCTTCGAATACTCCACCGTTGGCGGCTGGGTCGTGACGCGTGGGGCAGGTCAAAACTCCACCTACTACGGCAAGATAGAGGACCTGGTGGTCTGCCAGGAATACGTCACTCCCGCCGGGGAGATAAAGACTAAGGAATATCCACGCGCGGCGATCGGACCTTCGATCGACCAGATCATGATAGGCAGTGAGGGCGCTTTCGGAGTTCTTGTGTCCGTCACGCTGAAGATCTTCAGATACATGCCAGAAAATGATCAGAAGTTCAGCTTTGTCTTCAAAGACTTTCACAGCGCCCTCGAAGCGTGCAGAGAGATCATGCAGTCAAATTTCGGTTTTCCCGCGATCATGAGGCTCTCAGATCCGGAAGAGACACACATCGCGTTCAAACTCTACGGAGTCGAAGGCACTGTCATAGACAAGTTCGTGAGCTCGATGGGTTACAGGCCCATGGAAAGATGCCTTCTGCTTGGCGTGGCTCAGGGTGAGAAAAATTTTGCGAAGAATGTCAAGAGGAACATAAAGAAAATCGCGAAATCTTACGGTGCGTTCTACACCACAGGCTACGTCGCGAAAGCGTGGGAGAAGGGCAGGTTCACCGATCCGTATCTGAGGGACGATCTGAACGATTTTGGAATACTGATCGACACGCTCGAATGCGCCATGGCGTGGGACCAGGTCGAACACGTCTGGCGAACAGTTAGAGAGGTGTGCAAATCCAGACCGAAAACGATCGTGATGAGCCACTGTTCCCACTTTTATCCGCAGGGCACGAATCTGTACTTCATCTTCATAGGCAAGTTCGAAAGCATTCAGGAGTTCGTCGATTACCAGGCGAAGATTATAGACAAGATCGTCGAGAGCGGCGCTTCGTTGAGCCACCACCACGGTGTGGGAAAGCTCTTCGCACCCTGGCTTGAAAAGTGCATAGGCAAAAACCAGCTCGAAGTGTTCAGAGCCTTGAAGCGCCACTTCGATCCGAACAACATCATGAACCCTGGTGGCACGCTCGCGCTGGATCTGTAA
- a CDS encoding choice-of-anchor Q domain-containing protein, giving the protein MIAEHNLSYTSSSAYVLEWGDQTYDETNITTLGSGNLYGDPLFVRPACSSEGDYHLRDRSPAIDRGTPTNAPCDDLEGRPGPQRSSYDVGCYEK; this is encoded by the coding sequence TTGATAGCTGAGCACAACCTTTCCTACACGTCCAGCAGTGCCTACGTTTTAGAATGGGGAGATCAAACGTACGATGAAACGAACATCACCACGCTCGGAAGTGGAAATCTGTACGGCGATCCACTGTTCGTGAGACCAGCCTGCAGTTCAGAAGGAGATTACCATTTGAGGGATAGAAGCCCTGCCATCGACAGGGGAACTCCAACGAACGCGCCATGCGACGATCTGGAAGGCAGACCGGGGCCCCAGCGCTCTAGTTACGACGTGGGCTGCTACGAAAAATGA
- the cas1 gene encoding CRISPR-associated endonuclease Cas1, which translates to MEEIPVSAVNAYLYCPYRCYIEYVKGQFVTNAHVEEGRFLSQKLEKKVQTKDYKKRPQVFVQSRKYGLYGTIDQTVVKQDKIVIVETKKGATDRPYENDVLQLLAYMVCCSESFEVELEKVSGKLVYLGSQKTFEILPNDELLEKLRSVVESIRSLSSNPPKPQYSRKRCDPCSLINICMPEKNQGEENVQRKIMPTNRLTQPLFVCTQGAYIGKMGESVQVTYAGEELLRLHKSLLNALYLFGNVQVSTHALKMLAESEIPIVFSDTAGRFSFLCFSGSSKNINLRLKQYETRQDPERRLKIAKQIVLGKLKNQLFVLRRKSLIDGSRMKRFKELLRSVESCRSIEELMGVEGLFASEYFDAYSKAFDDSWKFVNRNKRPPTDPINALLSFGYMMLHGTVLTAVLGVGFDPLIGVLHNHHYGRFSLALDLMEEFRPILVDQLVLSLVNLGQIKFSDFVENLEGSYTLTDKGLKKFVQAYKEKLETKHYHPLLKMSVEYARIIEAQARVFEKCILGEISTYVPFTVTK; encoded by the coding sequence ATGGAAGAAATTCCGGTATCTGCCGTAAACGCTTATTTATACTGTCCGTACAGGTGTTACATAGAATACGTGAAGGGCCAGTTCGTGACGAACGCACACGTTGAAGAAGGACGTTTCCTGTCCCAGAAGCTCGAGAAGAAAGTGCAGACCAAGGATTACAAGAAAAGGCCTCAGGTTTTCGTTCAATCGCGAAAGTATGGACTTTACGGAACCATAGACCAGACTGTCGTCAAGCAGGACAAGATTGTGATCGTCGAGACGAAAAAGGGTGCCACGGATCGACCGTATGAAAACGACGTTCTGCAGCTTTTGGCTTACATGGTCTGCTGCTCGGAAAGTTTCGAGGTCGAGCTTGAAAAAGTAAGTGGCAAATTGGTGTATCTCGGTTCTCAAAAGACTTTCGAAATTCTTCCAAACGACGAACTGTTGGAGAAATTACGCTCTGTTGTTGAATCCATAAGAAGCCTTTCGAGTAACCCACCTAAGCCACAGTATTCTCGAAAAAGATGCGATCCATGTTCGTTGATCAACATATGCATGCCCGAAAAGAATCAAGGTGAAGAGAACGTACAGCGAAAGATCATGCCGACCAACCGGCTAACACAGCCATTGTTTGTCTGCACACAGGGAGCCTACATAGGCAAGATGGGAGAAAGCGTGCAGGTAACCTACGCGGGAGAGGAACTGTTGAGGTTGCATAAGTCTCTCTTGAACGCGCTCTATCTGTTTGGAAACGTTCAGGTGTCAACGCATGCGTTGAAAATGCTTGCAGAATCCGAAATTCCAATCGTTTTCAGCGACACGGCAGGACGTTTTTCGTTCCTGTGCTTTTCGGGGAGTTCGAAGAATATCAACCTGAGACTCAAACAGTATGAAACCAGACAGGATCCTGAAAGAAGGTTGAAAATCGCAAAACAGATCGTACTTGGTAAGCTGAAGAATCAACTGTTCGTCCTGAGAAGAAAGTCTCTGATCGATGGTTCGAGGATGAAAAGATTTAAAGAGTTGCTGCGGAGTGTTGAGTCATGCCGAAGCATCGAGGAACTCATGGGTGTGGAAGGACTGTTCGCAAGTGAATATTTTGACGCTTACTCCAAGGCTTTTGACGATTCCTGGAAGTTCGTCAACAGGAACAAAAGGCCCCCTACTGATCCGATAAACGCGTTGCTGAGCTTTGGGTACATGATGCTTCACGGTACGGTACTCACAGCGGTGCTGGGTGTGGGTTTCGATCCTCTCATAGGCGTTCTTCACAATCATCATTACGGAAGGTTTTCACTCGCGCTCGACTTGATGGAAGAGTTTCGTCCCATCCTTGTGGATCAACTTGTGCTTTCTCTGGTGAACCTCGGACAGATCAAATTTTCAGATTTTGTTGAGAATTTAGAAGGTTCTTACACACTCACTGATAAGGGCCTCAAGAAATTCGTGCAGGCTTATAAAGAGAAGCTCGAAACAAAGCATTATCACCCGTTGTTGAAAATGTCGGTCGAGTACGCCAGAATTATTGAGGCGCAAGCACGGGTCTTTGAAAAGTGCATACTTGGTGAGATCAGCACTTACGTTCCTTTCACGGTGACAAAATGA
- the cas2 gene encoding CRISPR-associated endonuclease Cas2 codes for MNDHREAYIVTYDVSQDKLRNKVEKIIKEYGVRVQYSCFYCPVEKRVLLQVLMRLEKIIDKKTDSVIAVPLEKDWEKYVIGTLRNDPNFEIKRVI; via the coding sequence ATGAACGATCACAGAGAGGCCTACATAGTTACGTACGACGTCTCACAGGACAAACTGCGAAACAAGGTTGAGAAGATCATTAAAGAATACGGAGTGCGCGTGCAGTACAGTTGTTTCTACTGTCCTGTTGAAAAGAGGGTTCTGCTGCAAGTTTTGATGAGGTTAGAGAAGATCATAGACAAAAAGACAGATTCTGTGATTGCAGTTCCACTCGAAAAAGATTGGGAAAAGTACGTGATAGGTACGCTGAGAAACGATCCTAATTTTGAGATTAAGAGGGTGATCTGA
- a CDS encoding ABC transporter permease, with product MKVLRRILKKPLNVVAIVLIFTIVSMAFFPKFFSTHDPLEMDYESILKPPSREHFFGTDQFGRDMYSRCVYGVQKSVVVAFSSTLIACFFGTALGLISGYYGGILDLLIMRVCDSFFAFPTLVLALFIVALFGNNLFNLIIAIAIVYTPIFARTMRGSVLSVKENLFVKASKTLGSSDLRIMLLHILPNVSSILIVTFTTNLSTAFLTEASLGFLGLSVPPPQPTLGGLVAQATAFLTTAPWMALFPGSIIALIVLGLNILGDALRDLLDPKR from the coding sequence ATGAAGGTGCTGCGAAGGATCTTGAAAAAGCCTTTGAATGTCGTTGCGATCGTGTTGATCTTCACCATCGTATCGATGGCCTTCTTTCCAAAGTTTTTCTCGACGCACGATCCGCTCGAAATGGATTACGAATCCATCCTGAAACCTCCTTCGAGGGAGCATTTCTTCGGAACCGACCAGTTCGGTAGGGACATGTACTCGCGCTGTGTTTACGGCGTGCAGAAAAGTGTTGTCGTGGCGTTCTCTTCGACTTTGATAGCCTGTTTCTTTGGAACCGCACTCGGCCTGATCTCTGGCTACTACGGAGGAATTTTGGACCTTCTCATCATGCGTGTGTGCGACAGCTTCTTTGCGTTCCCAACGCTCGTGCTCGCACTCTTCATCGTCGCCCTGTTCGGGAACAATCTCTTCAACTTGATCATCGCCATAGCGATCGTTTACACACCGATCTTCGCCAGAACGATGAGAGGTTCGGTCCTGTCCGTGAAAGAGAATCTCTTCGTGAAGGCTTCAAAAACGCTCGGTTCGAGTGATCTCAGGATCATGCTGCTTCATATCCTTCCAAACGTTTCCTCCATCCTGATCGTCACCTTCACCACGAACCTCTCGACGGCCTTTCTCACCGAAGCTTCCCTCGGTTTTCTCGGCCTCAGCGTACCTCCCCCACAGCCAACGTTGGGTGGGCTCGTCGCCCAGGCCACGGCGTTCCTGACCACCGCGCCCTGGATGGCACTTTTTCCAGGTTCAATCATTGCACTGATCGTGCTGGGTTTGAACATTCTCGGTGATGCCCTGAGAGATCTCCTGGATCCGAAACGGTAA
- a CDS encoding GntR family transcriptional regulator encodes MLDKSSAVPLYAQLAEKLKEKILKGEWKDNEKIPPEFELMQLYGVSRATVRAAIDALVAEGFLVKRHGVGTFVRKFRPTFSFEPLISLSYALETFGFVSKNILLKKGYVELDENLSRAARWKNIQECFLVKRLRYVDEVPIVVEESYFHPEVSKPFENEDLTKSLAKLFFNSLKDAKISRIEQIIEPCTQQEAEKHVQNLIDVEEFLKMSRWIYIEGRDEPVYYLLLFMRADLDRVRG; translated from the coding sequence TTGCTCGACAAGAGCAGCGCGGTGCCGCTTTATGCACAGCTTGCAGAAAAGTTGAAGGAAAAGATACTGAAGGGCGAATGGAAAGACAACGAAAAGATTCCACCTGAGTTCGAGCTCATGCAGCTCTACGGCGTAAGCAGGGCGACCGTCAGGGCCGCGATAGACGCGCTGGTCGCGGAAGGTTTTTTGGTGAAACGCCACGGCGTTGGAACGTTCGTCAGAAAGTTCAGACCCACCTTCAGCTTCGAACCACTCATAAGCCTCTCCTACGCGCTCGAAACGTTTGGCTTCGTGAGCAAGAACATTTTGCTCAAGAAAGGATACGTGGAACTCGATGAGAACCTGTCTCGAGCTGCGAGATGGAAAAACATTCAAGAATGCTTCTTGGTCAAGCGGCTCAGATACGTCGACGAAGTCCCCATCGTGGTGGAAGAGTCCTACTTCCATCCTGAGGTTTCAAAACCATTTGAAAACGAAGATCTCACAAAGTCCCTTGCCAAACTGTTCTTCAACAGTTTGAAGGATGCAAAGATTTCCAGAATCGAACAGATCATAGAACCCTGTACCCAGCAGGAAGCAGAAAAACACGTGCAGAATCTGATCGATGTCGAAGAGTTTTTGAAGATGTCCCGCTGGATCTACATTGAAGGTCGCGACGAGCCGGTTTATTATCTACTCCTCTTCATGCGCGCCGATCTGGACAGAGTGAGAGGCTGA
- a CDS encoding NAD(P)/FAD-dependent oxidoreductase, with protein MKNIERYLSKKFSTPIHCEEKNGALFLYGRVDSWDKVVSIGKEATKFGFRGVVNKIECEGVKIVGPKVPSVRDESLHGKRVDVLIIGAGVIGCAIARELSRWKLDILVVDKESDIASHQSSHNAGMMHPPIAPHPKSKKAHYNRKGLDLIEQLARELDFPYRKNGLAMLFPSAAYALLLPFIKLREHQNKVRETQFMTASKLLEMEPHLKRNFAWAYVVWEAGVVDPFQMTLALAENAVQNGARFSFNTFVESFVVEDEKIEAVVTNRGTIFPKLVVNAAGVWADHVASLANDEFFTIHPRKGEMAIIDKKRSHLCRMTISRISLKNLGSVTKGGGLIPTAHGNLLLGPTAIEVPQREDYSTSLEGLEELFKKHAVVEGLSKSDVISYFAGTRAATYEEDFIVEPSKKIKNLVYAAGIQSPGLTSAPAIAMDVASMCIEKLQKEKKIVPNEKFCPVRKKEPNFRKLSLQEKQKIIEKNPAYGIVICRCENVTKGEVLQALNGEIPATTLDGIKWRTRCGMGRCQGGFCTPFLVEILQQFTDALSITKKGPGSELFVARTRPGGIEHDL; from the coding sequence GTGAAAAACATCGAGCGATACCTTTCAAAGAAATTTTCCACACCCATCCACTGTGAGGAGAAGAACGGTGCCCTCTTTCTCTACGGCAGGGTGGACAGCTGGGACAAGGTTGTGAGCATAGGCAAAGAGGCTACCAAATTCGGTTTTAGAGGCGTTGTGAACAAGATCGAGTGTGAGGGTGTGAAGATCGTTGGGCCGAAGGTTCCCAGCGTTCGTGACGAGAGCCTTCATGGAAAAAGGGTGGACGTGCTGATCATCGGTGCCGGGGTGATAGGCTGTGCAATCGCGCGGGAACTGAGCAGATGGAAACTCGACATCCTCGTTGTGGACAAAGAATCGGACATCGCGTCCCACCAGAGCTCCCACAACGCGGGCATGATGCATCCCCCCATCGCACCGCATCCAAAAAGCAAGAAAGCCCACTACAACAGAAAAGGTCTGGATCTGATCGAACAGCTCGCACGCGAACTCGATTTTCCATACAGGAAAAACGGCCTGGCGATGCTCTTTCCGAGCGCTGCCTACGCCCTGTTGCTACCTTTCATCAAACTCAGAGAACACCAGAACAAAGTCAGAGAAACGCAGTTCATGACCGCGTCGAAGCTTTTGGAAATGGAACCTCATCTGAAGAGAAATTTCGCCTGGGCCTACGTGGTGTGGGAAGCCGGTGTGGTGGATCCTTTCCAGATGACACTCGCTTTGGCCGAGAACGCCGTTCAGAACGGTGCAAGGTTTTCCTTCAACACCTTCGTCGAATCGTTTGTGGTCGAAGATGAAAAGATAGAAGCTGTCGTGACGAACAGAGGTACGATCTTTCCAAAGCTCGTTGTGAACGCGGCAGGCGTCTGGGCAGACCACGTGGCATCGCTCGCGAACGACGAGTTCTTCACGATCCATCCACGCAAGGGTGAGATGGCGATAATAGACAAGAAAAGGTCCCACCTGTGCCGGATGACCATCTCGAGAATCTCGCTCAAGAACCTCGGTTCGGTCACGAAAGGCGGCGGGCTCATCCCCACCGCGCACGGAAATCTTTTGCTCGGTCCCACCGCGATCGAGGTTCCACAGAGAGAAGATTACAGCACGAGCCTCGAAGGTCTGGAAGAATTGTTCAAAAAGCACGCCGTAGTGGAGGGGCTTTCGAAAAGCGACGTGATCAGCTACTTCGCCGGAACGAGGGCAGCGACGTACGAGGAAGACTTCATCGTCGAACCCTCGAAGAAGATCAAGAACCTCGTGTACGCTGCAGGCATCCAATCTCCAGGTTTGACCAGCGCCCCCGCCATCGCGATGGACGTTGCCAGCATGTGCATCGAGAAGTTGCAGAAAGAAAAGAAGATCGTGCCCAACGAAAAATTCTGTCCTGTCCGAAAGAAGGAGCCAAACTTCAGAAAACTTTCTCTACAAGAAAAGCAGAAGATCATAGAGAAAAATCCCGCCTACGGCATCGTGATCTGCAGGTGCGAAAATGTGACCAAAGGCGAAGTGCTGCAGGCACTGAACGGTGAGATACCCGCCACGACGCTGGATGGCATAAAGTGGCGCACGCGTTGCGGCATGGGCAGATGCCAGGGCGGTTTCTGCACACCATTCCTGGTGGAAATACTCCAGCAGTTCACAGACGCACTATCAATCACCAAAAAAGGTCCGGGTTCCGAACTGTTCGTGGCCAGGACCAGGCCGGGAGGTATCGAGCATGATTTATGA
- a CDS encoding FAD-dependent oxidoreductase, with protein MIYDVAVIGGGPAGLAAAISASKNNSTVVLIEREPELGGILKQCIHDGFGIIHFRKRLTGPEYAEIFIEELLKTSVEVLLSTFLLEVRRREKFFELLIQNAHGIFTITSKSIVLATGCRERTSRQIFIHGDRPAGIMTAGTAQKFVNVMGLLPFKRCVVLGSGDVGLIMARRLTLEGSKVLGVYEIKSEVSGLLRNVSQCLNDFNIPLFLSHTVSKVFGSGRVERVEVVKVDEKFSFVPGTGKQIDCDGLLLAVGLIPENETAEKLSLELDPRTGGPIVDQYMMGTVEGVFSCGNSLHVHDLVDYVTWTGFEAGRWASEYARGNLKVQKRMQIELDPSLSYCVPQLLSLPHSGKVRIYFRVKSKLSGAELYVLQSGRILASKKFKTLRPQQVEFIDVAAQFDEAPLKLSIRSAPASEEQPFKSLVCIVCPKGCEVEVYGDPSSPLFKGYGCERGLEFAKQDLVNPKRILCSTVLTKDPLKPLLPVRTDREIPLESFEKVMERIKQLVLDKPVRRGEIIVENIENTNANLIATSSSYNLVGGKVNVNRAQY; from the coding sequence ATGATTTATGATGTTGCAGTGATAGGAGGCGGACCGGCCGGACTCGCCGCCGCGATCTCGGCGAGCAAGAACAACTCAACCGTGGTGCTCATCGAAAGAGAACCCGAGCTTGGAGGCATACTCAAACAGTGCATCCATGACGGTTTTGGAATCATTCATTTCAGAAAAAGGCTCACCGGCCCGGAGTATGCGGAAATCTTCATCGAAGAACTCTTAAAGACCAGCGTGGAAGTTCTGTTGAGCACCTTCCTGCTCGAAGTTCGGCGCAGAGAGAAATTCTTCGAACTTCTTATTCAAAACGCGCACGGTATCTTCACGATCACGTCGAAATCCATCGTGCTCGCGACAGGTTGCAGAGAAAGAACTTCCAGACAGATCTTCATACACGGAGACAGGCCCGCGGGCATCATGACAGCGGGCACCGCACAGAAGTTCGTGAACGTCATGGGACTTTTACCCTTCAAGCGTTGCGTCGTTCTGGGCAGCGGGGATGTCGGTCTGATCATGGCGAGAAGATTGACTCTGGAAGGTTCAAAGGTGCTCGGCGTTTACGAGATCAAATCTGAAGTTTCTGGTCTTCTGAGGAACGTCTCCCAGTGTCTGAACGATTTCAACATTCCCCTTTTCCTGTCTCACACCGTGAGCAAAGTCTTTGGAAGCGGACGGGTTGAGAGAGTCGAAGTGGTGAAGGTCGACGAAAAGTTCTCATTCGTCCCAGGCACCGGGAAACAGATCGATTGCGATGGTCTGCTGCTGGCTGTGGGGTTGATCCCAGAAAACGAAACTGCGGAGAAACTTTCGCTCGAACTCGATCCGAGAACCGGAGGGCCCATCGTGGATCAGTACATGATGGGAACCGTGGAAGGTGTGTTCAGCTGTGGCAATTCTCTGCACGTGCACGATCTCGTCGACTACGTCACCTGGACAGGCTTTGAAGCAGGCAGGTGGGCCAGCGAGTATGCCAGGGGCAATCTGAAGGTCCAAAAGAGAATGCAGATCGAACTCGATCCCTCACTCAGTTACTGCGTACCACAGCTACTCAGCCTTCCTCACTCAGGAAAAGTCCGCATCTATTTCAGAGTGAAAAGCAAACTCTCCGGTGCCGAGCTGTACGTTCTTCAATCTGGGCGCATCCTCGCTTCGAAGAAGTTCAAAACCTTACGACCCCAGCAGGTAGAGTTCATCGACGTTGCCGCTCAGTTCGACGAAGCCCCGCTCAAGCTTTCGATCAGAAGCGCTCCTGCTTCGGAGGAACAACCGTTCAAAAGCTTGGTGTGCATCGTGTGTCCAAAAGGCTGCGAGGTCGAAGTTTACGGCGATCCTTCAAGTCCACTCTTCAAAGGTTACGGTTGCGAAAGAGGACTCGAGTTCGCAAAGCAGGACCTCGTCAATCCAAAGAGAATTCTGTGCTCGACCGTCCTCACAAAAGATCCTCTCAAACCCCTCCTGCCGGTTCGCACGGACAGAGAGATTCCACTCGAATCCTTCGAAAAGGTGATGGAAAGAATAAAACAACTCGTGCTGGACAAGCCCGTGCGCCGTGGGGAAATCATCGTGGAGAACATCGAAAACACGAACGCCAACCTCATAGCCACCTCAAGCTCGTACAATCTTGTTGGGGGGAAAGTGAATGTCAATCGTGCTCAGTATTGA
- a CDS encoding FGGY-family carbohydrate kinase, which yields MSIVLSIDCGTQSLKALAFDENGNLIDMCKVEYPQPYVSPKPGWAEQDLSVYESALSKACRTLLEKGKVKVEDVLAISVTSQRDTCVFLDKDGKPLRPAILWLDQRMAEYDIKLPLHFKIGFKLVGMEKAAIISAKKCKANWVRQNEPEIWKNTHKFLLLSGWFNYLLSGKFVDSVASQIGHIPFNYKKQTWADPRTDFHPYLFPVEKDKLPELVPPGTIIGGLTDTAAKLTGLRQGTPVVASGSDKGCETLAAGCVDESTACASLGTTLTLQITSSKYLEPIKFMPSYPAVIPGKFNPEVEIFRGFWMVTWFKEQFAAPECQIAKEKNVSAEEVLEELLLQTQPGSFGLVLQPYWGAGLKQPEARGAIVGFGDVHNRAYLYRSIIEGLAYALKDASEKIEKVSKIPIKAVVATGGGSRSNLVCQILSDVMNKKVLRTHVYEAAGLGAAIVCFHALGFYKDFEQTTKKMVRYIHECVPDPERSSLYQKLYESVYKKLYPRLRPLYKAMQRITNYPEM from the coding sequence ATGTCAATCGTGCTCAGTATTGATTGCGGTACGCAGAGTTTAAAGGCGCTGGCCTTCGACGAGAACGGAAACCTCATCGACATGTGCAAGGTGGAGTACCCTCAGCCCTACGTCTCACCAAAACCAGGCTGGGCGGAGCAGGATCTCAGCGTTTACGAATCTGCCCTCTCAAAGGCCTGCAGAACTTTGCTCGAAAAAGGCAAAGTCAAAGTCGAAGACGTTCTCGCCATCAGCGTGACGAGTCAGCGCGACACGTGTGTTTTCCTTGATAAAGACGGAAAACCCCTCAGACCCGCCATCCTGTGGCTCGATCAGAGGATGGCTGAATACGACATCAAGCTTCCTCTGCATTTCAAGATCGGCTTCAAACTCGTCGGAATGGAGAAGGCGGCGATCATATCTGCCAAAAAGTGCAAGGCGAACTGGGTCAGGCAGAACGAACCGGAGATCTGGAAAAACACCCACAAGTTTTTGCTCCTCTCGGGCTGGTTCAACTATTTACTTTCTGGAAAGTTCGTCGACTCCGTCGCGAGCCAGATAGGCCACATCCCGTTCAACTACAAAAAACAAACCTGGGCAGATCCCAGAACAGACTTTCATCCCTACCTCTTCCCAGTAGAGAAAGACAAACTGCCAGAGCTGGTGCCACCAGGCACGATCATCGGTGGTTTAACAGACACGGCAGCGAAACTCACGGGCCTGAGGCAGGGAACACCTGTGGTCGCGTCGGGCTCGGACAAAGGCTGTGAAACTCTTGCGGCAGGGTGCGTCGATGAATCCACGGCGTGCGCCAGCCTTGGCACCACGCTCACGCTGCAGATAACCAGCAGCAAGTACCTCGAACCCATCAAGTTCATGCCGTCTTATCCTGCCGTGATCCCCGGCAAGTTCAATCCGGAGGTTGAGATATTCAGAGGTTTCTGGATGGTGACCTGGTTCAAAGAGCAGTTCGCCGCGCCGGAGTGCCAGATCGCGAAGGAAAAGAACGTATCCGCAGAAGAAGTGCTCGAAGAGCTCCTCTTGCAGACTCAACCTGGCAGTTTCGGGCTGGTGCTTCAACCTTACTGGGGCGCGGGATTGAAACAACCCGAAGCGCGAGGGGCGATCGTGGGATTCGGAGACGTGCACAACAGAGCCTATCTGTACAGATCGATCATTGAAGGCCTGGCCTACGCTCTGAAGGACGCATCGGAAAAAATCGAAAAGGTCTCGAAGATACCCATCAAAGCTGTAGTCGCCACGGGTGGTGGTTCAAGGTCGAACCTGGTCTGTCAAATCTTGAGCGATGTCATGAACAAAAAAGTGCTTCGAACGCACGTGTACGAAGCCGCAGGTCTGGGCGCTGCGATCGTTTGCTTCCACGCACTCGGCTTTTACAAAGACTTCGAACAGACGACGAAGAAAATGGTCAGATACATCCACGAATGCGTGCCGGATCCTGAAAGATCTTCGCTCTATCAAAAACTCTACGAGAGTGTTTACAAAAAGCTTTATCCACGCCTCAGGCCACTCTACAAAGCCATGCAGAGAATAACTAACTATCCCGAGATGTGA